A portion of the Acidisarcina polymorpha genome contains these proteins:
- a CDS encoding transcription antitermination factor NusB: MIAPARSAAFEILLQIQRDAGHCDELLRSAKVDRLSQPDRNLCTSLVMGTLRWQIALDQRVDAMLARPDARLEDEVRIALRLGAFQMLYLDRIPSHAAVMDSVELVKSSGHGFASGMVNAILRKIAVEPPVELPATFTTASELAAAYAHPAWMVERWVLRYGIDRAAAICKFDQAQPPITIRLINGEAEAALTAENIELAPGAFLKHARTVVRGDVTATAAYRDGSVRIQDEGSQLVAELAGHGQTILDTCAAPGGKTAILAERNPKATLLACDVSRRRLDEMRGLLRNARGARISYETVDAAKLAYERHFDLVLCDVPCSGTGTIARNPEIRHRLEPAEFARQHSRQVAILLAAMRALQPGGRLLYASCSLEPEENEAVIQDCLSGRSEYRETDLREQLDTLAATGNLLTESAAGLLEKGRLRTIPGVHPCDGFFAAMLERTA, encoded by the coding sequence ATGATTGCGCCTGCCCGTTCGGCGGCGTTCGAGATTCTTCTCCAGATTCAGCGCGATGCGGGCCACTGCGATGAACTGCTCCGCTCGGCAAAGGTGGACCGGCTATCGCAGCCGGACCGCAATCTCTGCACCAGCCTGGTGATGGGTACATTGCGGTGGCAGATCGCGTTGGATCAACGCGTTGACGCTATGCTCGCCCGACCAGACGCCCGCCTTGAAGATGAAGTTAGAATCGCGCTGCGGCTGGGCGCATTTCAAATGCTTTACCTCGACCGCATCCCTTCGCACGCCGCCGTAATGGACAGCGTGGAACTGGTGAAGAGCAGCGGGCACGGCTTCGCCTCGGGTATGGTAAATGCCATCCTGCGCAAGATCGCCGTCGAGCCGCCCGTCGAATTACCAGCCACCTTCACCACCGCTTCGGAGTTGGCCGCGGCCTACGCGCACCCAGCCTGGATGGTCGAACGGTGGGTGCTTCGCTATGGCATCGATCGCGCAGCAGCCATCTGCAAATTTGACCAGGCGCAGCCGCCAATCACGATCCGTCTCATCAATGGCGAGGCCGAGGCTGCACTCACCGCTGAAAACATCGAGTTGGCTCCCGGAGCTTTTCTGAAGCATGCCAGGACCGTTGTACGCGGGGATGTAACGGCCACGGCTGCTTATCGAGATGGCTCGGTTCGGATTCAAGATGAAGGTTCGCAGCTGGTCGCGGAACTCGCAGGCCATGGTCAGACGATTCTCGATACCTGCGCTGCTCCGGGAGGTAAAACCGCTATCCTCGCGGAACGCAATCCCAAAGCAACTCTGCTGGCTTGTGACGTCAGCCGCCGAAGGCTCGACGAAATGCGCGGGCTCCTGAGGAACGCGCGCGGCGCGCGGATCTCGTACGAAACCGTGGATGCGGCCAAACTAGCCTATGAGCGCCATTTCGACCTGGTATTGTGCGACGTACCCTGCAGCGGCACCGGTACCATCGCCCGCAATCCTGAGATAAGACACCGACTTGAACCCGCCGAGTTTGCACGGCAGCATTCACGGCAAGTCGCGATCCTGCTTGCGGCCATGCGCGCGCTCCAACCGGGTGGCCGCCTCTTGTATGCATCGTGTTCGCTTGAACCGGAAGAAAATGAAGCCGTCATTCAAGATTGCCTCTCAGGGCGATCCGAATACCGCGAGACAGATCTTCGCGAACAGCTGGATACCCTCGCAGCCACTGGAAATCTCCTCACGGAAAGTGCTGCCGGGCTCCTCGAGAAGGGCCGCCTGCGAACCATACCGGGAGTTCATCCTTGTGACGGGTTTTTCGCCGCTATGCTTGAACGCACAGCATAA
- a CDS encoding PASTA domain-containing protein has product MVRLFQFVILVTGLSLVALASAIVTMRFAIHGAEIMIPSFKGLTSEEALEKAASLGVAMTIDQRFYSAEVPAGRILTQSPAPGSVVRREWHIRAAESLGPQLRPVPNLVGLPQRAATMELRRLGLEPGSIARLPLNGVSPETVIAQDPSGGAAGVAEPTVNVVVAVAAPPSTISFAMPDFVGQPYATAAATISRAGLKLASIEPAMTVTSLADPAKPPGTVTNQSPAAGYRVDAETQIELTVAR; this is encoded by the coding sequence ATGGTCCGCCTTTTTCAATTCGTGATTCTGGTAACGGGTTTGTCGCTGGTGGCGCTTGCCTCGGCGATCGTTACGATGCGCTTTGCGATCCACGGCGCCGAGATCATGATTCCCTCCTTCAAGGGGCTGACGAGCGAGGAAGCCCTGGAAAAGGCGGCGAGCCTCGGTGTCGCCATGACGATCGACCAACGCTTCTACAGCGCCGAGGTTCCGGCCGGACGAATTCTTACCCAGTCGCCTGCTCCCGGCTCGGTGGTGCGGCGGGAGTGGCATATCCGGGCGGCAGAGAGCCTCGGCCCACAGCTACGTCCTGTTCCGAATCTTGTGGGGCTGCCACAGCGGGCGGCGACGATGGAGCTCCGCCGCTTAGGCCTGGAACCAGGAAGCATCGCCCGGCTTCCGCTCAATGGGGTTTCACCTGAAACGGTCATTGCGCAGGACCCCTCGGGCGGGGCGGCAGGGGTTGCCGAACCCACCGTGAATGTCGTCGTTGCCGTGGCGGCCCCGCCCTCTACTATCAGCTTTGCAATGCCTGACTTTGTCGGACAACCATATGCTACCGCTGCTGCGACAATTAGCCGAGCCGGGCTAAAACTGGCTTCGATCGAGCCGGCAATGACAGTCACCTCCCTAGCAGATCCTGCAAAGCCGCCAGGCACGGTTACAAATCAATCGCCGGCTGCTGGTTATCGAGTGGATGCCGAGACGCAGATCGAACTTACTGTCGCTCGATAA
- a CDS encoding OsmC family protein → MIASSVWKEGMLFEGHSASGHSITFDAGASHAEGPSPMEAVLMALCGCTSVDVVSILQKRREPFTSLEVEATAEQAVEAPRVFTHIKLTYRIGGPVSKKAAEDAVALSKDKYCSVSKMLEQAAKIDFVIEYAGEAVEV, encoded by the coding sequence ATGATAGCCAGTTCCGTTTGGAAAGAAGGGATGCTCTTTGAGGGGCATTCTGCAAGTGGCCACTCCATCACCTTCGATGCGGGCGCCAGCCACGCCGAGGGTCCGTCGCCGATGGAGGCGGTCCTCATGGCGCTTTGTGGCTGCACCTCGGTGGATGTGGTTTCGATCCTTCAGAAAAGGCGCGAGCCTTTTACCAGCCTGGAAGTTGAGGCAACGGCCGAACAGGCGGTCGAGGCGCCGCGGGTTTTCACCCATATAAAGCTGACCTACCGCATCGGCGGCCCGGTATCGAAGAAGGCGGCTGAAGACGCCGTGGCGCTTTCCAAAGACAAATATTGTTCAGTCTCGAAGATGCTCGAACAGGCGGCGAAGATCGATTTTGTGATCGAGTATGCCGGTGAGGCTGTCGAGGTATAG